The following proteins come from a genomic window of bacterium:
- a CDS encoding radical SAM protein, translating to MQTCPSKIRNFEFSREEIEEAVRADRLLSLEIEFSLRCNFRCSYCYQPESSVFEHELTEEEIRDVILQAKDLGARKIVILGGEPMVYPHILEVIAFIRQQGLDIEMFTNGFQITAAVAGYLFNHQVMVVLKMNTHDEKTQDMLAGKKGAYKIIQTAFLHLKQAGYPSEKAPLAVSTIICRQNIDDLAGMWQWLRNQNIIPYFEMITPQGNARQNAWLAVDSKKVFDVFQQIADIDRRQYGQCWDPQPPLVGNKCLRHRFSCLVNSQGDVMPCVGVGIPIGNIREHRLSDILQGSEVVRDLKNFRHTIKGPCRRCEKLESCYGCRGAAYQLTGDYLASDPLCWKNADRQDEIVTLPISAHEIIPQKEPMRVIDSLLKLGERTAEVSVTIREDMPGVDENGMIDQTLYLEMMAQAVAAQKGFKYLGTSQSPPDGFLLGARNLEILGSACVGDTLTVMVTQSVQYGDFGLVQGTVVRGGQVLARGEIKVWQNTSQEAVA from the coding sequence ATGCAAACCTGCCCAAGCAAGATTCGTAACTTTGAATTCAGCCGGGAAGAAATCGAAGAGGCAGTAAGAGCTGACCGGCTCCTTTCTCTGGAGATCGAATTCAGCCTGCGCTGCAATTTTCGCTGCTCGTATTGCTACCAGCCGGAAAGCTCTGTGTTCGAACATGAACTGACGGAAGAAGAAATCCGGGATGTTATTCTCCAGGCCAAAGACCTTGGAGCCAGAAAAATCGTTATCCTCGGCGGCGAGCCGATGGTCTATCCCCACATTCTCGAAGTAATTGCCTTTATCCGGCAGCAGGGTCTCGATATCGAGATGTTTACCAACGGCTTTCAGATCACGGCTGCCGTGGCCGGGTATTTGTTCAACCATCAGGTCATGGTGGTCCTCAAGATGAATACTCATGATGAAAAGACCCAGGATATGCTGGCCGGGAAAAAGGGAGCCTACAAAATCATCCAGACTGCGTTTTTGCATTTGAAACAGGCAGGCTACCCCTCCGAAAAAGCTCCTCTGGCAGTCAGCACCATTATCTGCCGGCAGAATATCGATGATCTGGCAGGTATGTGGCAGTGGCTGCGAAATCAAAACATTATTCCCTATTTTGAAATGATTACTCCCCAGGGCAATGCCAGACAGAATGCATGGTTAGCGGTCGATTCAAAAAAAGTGTTTGACGTATTTCAGCAGATCGCCGACATCGACCGCCGTCAATATGGCCAGTGCTGGGACCCTCAGCCTCCTCTGGTCGGCAACAAGTGCCTGCGGCACCGGTTTTCCTGCCTGGTCAATTCGCAGGGGGATGTAATGCCCTGTGTCGGGGTGGGTATTCCTATCGGCAATATCCGGGAGCACAGGCTTTCCGATATCTTGCAGGGGAGTGAGGTTGTCCGGGACCTCAAAAACTTCCGTCACACCATCAAAGGCCCCTGCCGCAGGTGCGAAAAACTCGAGAGCTGCTACGGCTGCCGGGGGGCGGCCTATCAATTGACCGGAGATTATCTGGCCTCGGACCCCTTATGCTGGAAGAACGCCGACCGTCAGGATGAAATCGTTACCCTGCCGATATCGGCCCATGAGATTATCCCGCAGAAAGAACCGATGCGGGTCATCGATTCCCTGCTCAAATTGGGCGAGCGGACAGCGGAAGTTTCGGTAACTATCCGGGAAGATATGCCCGGGGTCGATGAAAACGGCATGATCGACCAGACCCTCTATCTTGAAATGATGGCCCAGGCCGTTGCAGCTCAAAAGGGATTCAAATACCTTGGCACATCTCAATCGCCGCCCGATGGATTTCTGCTGGGAGCCAGAAATCTGGAGATTCTGGGGAGTGCCTGTGTCGGCGATACCCTGACCGTGATGGTAACCCAGTCTGTCCAGTATGGTGATTTTGGGCTGGTACAGGGCACCGTGGTGCGGGGCGGTCAGGTGCTGGCACGAGGGGAGATAAAGGTCTGGCAAAATACCAGTCAGGAGGCAGTTGCTTGA
- a CDS encoding outer membrane lipoprotein carrier protein LolA has protein sequence MKQQAIVFMVWFLLFGICRLSEPAMQEAGRPDTPQIVTILKRLEGKMSGIKTLRTSFTQEKNLAVFDRKLILKGTIFLQKPDLFAWHVKDPVRYSLLIKGGAVTQWDEESGKVQHISLAKNPGYQIVTRQLQEWFSGTYTSLLEHYEVRVLNHDPVCLKFDPRKDALASKAITSVTVTFDKDERYIQTISIQEKNGDGTLLTFTDTQLNIPIDARAWEVK, from the coding sequence TTGAAACAACAGGCAATAGTGTTCATGGTATGGTTTTTACTGTTCGGAATATGCCGCCTCAGTGAACCGGCAATGCAGGAAGCCGGTCGTCCGGATACGCCGCAAATCGTTACGATCCTGAAAAGGCTGGAAGGGAAAATGTCCGGCATAAAAACACTCAGGACCAGTTTCACTCAGGAGAAAAATCTCGCGGTTTTCGATCGCAAGCTCATCCTGAAAGGAACTATTTTTCTGCAAAAGCCTGATCTTTTCGCCTGGCATGTCAAAGATCCGGTCCGCTATTCCCTGCTCATAAAAGGCGGCGCAGTAACTCAATGGGATGAAGAGAGCGGGAAGGTCCAGCACATATCCCTGGCGAAGAATCCCGGATATCAAATTGTCACCCGGCAGTTGCAGGAATGGTTTTCCGGTACCTATACTTCACTGCTTGAGCACTACGAGGTGAGGGTCCTGAATCATGATCCGGTTTGCCTGAAGTTCGATCCCCGCAAAGATGCCCTGGCCAGTAAAGCCATTACCAGTGTCACCGTTACCTTCGATAAGGATGAGCGCTACATTCAAACAATCTCCATCCAGGAAAAGAATGGAGATGGCACCCTCCTTACCTTTACCGATACTCAGCTCAATATTCCCATCGATGCCAGGGCCTGGGAGGTGAAATAG
- a CDS encoding DUF3261 domain-containing protein, whose protein sequence is MGLLVGGCARTPFQPALCLPVKGLDPRAVREQFSRLIPEKFQLVNTIVFTYGQYTFSAIGYTDIDSQKNAFTVAGINPLGVKLFELAGDSQGVECRFALEEFARHGNFAQAVADDIRRIYFDRLPSPEARVRKKKYRIIFRQPGTEGTLEYVFAGADNLLVEKNCYQENNRLWSISYYEYQQKDGKFHPTGIILNNHHYHYRLTLRLKEIRS, encoded by the coding sequence ATGGGATTGCTCGTGGGCGGCTGCGCCCGGACTCCTTTTCAACCGGCGTTGTGCCTGCCGGTTAAAGGGCTCGATCCCCGGGCAGTCCGGGAACAGTTTTCCCGGCTGATTCCGGAAAAGTTTCAGCTTGTCAACACCATCGTTTTCACCTATGGTCAATACACCTTTTCTGCAATCGGGTATACGGATATCGATAGTCAAAAGAACGCCTTCACCGTGGCCGGTATCAATCCTCTGGGCGTAAAACTCTTTGAGCTTGCCGGTGACAGTCAGGGGGTCGAGTGCAGGTTTGCTCTCGAAGAGTTTGCCCGTCACGGGAACTTTGCTCAGGCCGTAGCCGACGATATCAGGAGGATATATTTTGACCGCCTTCCCTCTCCCGAAGCCAGGGTGCGAAAAAAGAAATACCGGATCATCTTCCGGCAGCCGGGTACAGAAGGCACTCTGGAGTATGTTTTTGCCGGGGCCGATAACCTGCTGGTTGAAAAGAATTGTTATCAGGAGAATAATCGCCTGTGGAGTATTTCCTATTATGAATACCAGCAAAAAGACGGGAAATTCCATCCAACCGGCATTATTCTTAACAATCATCACTATCATTATCGGTTAACTCTCCGATTAAAGGAAATCCGGTCGTGA
- a CDS encoding acyl-CoA thioesterase, producing MHRRMKCYFERVAGAPDPLVFRLKRRVRFSEVDVMGISWHGRYPVYFEEGSAELGRRCGLSYQDFYEANIRAPIVQLHIDYHRPLYLDEEFTIVASYLWSEGARLNTEYSLIKQEGSVAASGYTVQMFIDSVSQEPYLISPDLLERFRRRWQAGEFACLT from the coding sequence ATGCATCGCAGAATGAAATGCTATTTCGAGCGTGTTGCCGGAGCACCTGACCCTCTGGTGTTTCGCCTGAAAAGACGGGTGAGGTTCAGCGAGGTTGACGTTATGGGGATAAGCTGGCACGGGAGATACCCGGTGTACTTCGAGGAAGGATCGGCTGAGCTTGGCAGGCGCTGCGGCCTTTCCTATCAGGATTTCTATGAGGCAAACATCCGGGCCCCGATTGTGCAATTGCATATCGATTATCACCGCCCCCTGTACCTCGATGAGGAATTTACCATCGTGGCCTCGTACCTGTGGAGCGAAGGTGCCCGGCTGAATACTGAATACTCGCTGATCAAACAGGAGGGGAGCGTCGCTGCAAGCGGCTATACCGTCCAGATGTTTATCGACAGCGTCAGCCAGGAGCCGTATCTCATTTCCCCGGACCTTCTTGAGCGGTTCCGCAGACGATGGCAGGCAGGAGAATTTGCATGCCTCACCTGA
- a CDS encoding beta-ketoacyl-[acyl-carrier-protein] synthase family protein: MPHLKALAVASDLVTPYGWGIEACWQGLLSGKTAIRPLERFSTGHLLTGKAATIPGLKVISPDESLVMQMLTPLLRKASGLIPADALVILATTTGEIDFLERSVIEGRASAGESRLDCLLGKVVQLAGSARPGIIISAACVSSSTAIARAASQIRDGVDDCLLVVACDSVSEFVMAGFSTLMALDKDMARPFDQNRGGLSLGEAAGFILLMSEERAMRENRPVIGEIAGWGLTSDANHMTGPSRDGRGLALAVEKALRSAGLPDDSVGSIAAHGTGTVYNDAMEMKAFKRIFTNQAIPTYSIKGGTGHTLGAAGLVEAIVAFRSLQEKVIPPTVNMRCVDEEAKGWVSPQPQPFNGQVTVSTNSGFGGLNAALVLKV, encoded by the coding sequence ATGCCTCACCTGAAAGCACTGGCCGTGGCCAGTGATCTGGTCACTCCCTACGGATGGGGCATTGAAGCCTGCTGGCAGGGGCTTTTGTCCGGCAAGACCGCCATCCGGCCCCTGGAACGCTTTTCCACCGGGCACTTATTGACCGGCAAAGCAGCCACCATACCGGGCCTGAAGGTAATAAGCCCGGATGAATCACTGGTAATGCAGATGCTGACTCCTCTTCTGAGAAAGGCATCCGGCCTTATTCCTGCGGACGCTCTGGTGATACTGGCAACCACCACCGGAGAGATAGACTTTCTGGAACGGTCGGTTATCGAGGGAAGGGCATCGGCCGGGGAGAGCCGTTTGGATTGCCTGCTCGGTAAAGTGGTGCAATTGGCCGGATCAGCCAGACCGGGAATAATCATTTCGGCAGCCTGTGTTTCGTCGAGTACCGCCATTGCCCGGGCAGCCTCCCAGATCCGGGATGGTGTGGATGATTGCCTGCTCGTTGTGGCCTGTGACAGTGTGAGTGAGTTTGTCATGGCCGGGTTCTCCACCCTGATGGCCCTGGACAAAGACATGGCCCGGCCCTTTGACCAAAACAGAGGAGGCTTGAGCCTCGGTGAGGCAGCCGGATTTATCTTACTGATGAGCGAAGAGCGGGCCATGCGGGAAAACCGGCCGGTTATCGGAGAAATCGCCGGTTGGGGATTGACCAGTGATGCCAACCATATGACCGGACCTTCGCGGGATGGCCGCGGGCTGGCCCTGGCTGTTGAAAAAGCCCTCCGGTCAGCCGGGCTCCCTGACGATAGTGTGGGATCCATAGCTGCACATGGTACGGGAACGGTGTATAATGACGCTATGGAGATGAAAGCCTTCAAAAGGATTTTTACAAATCAGGCCATTCCGACTTACTCCATCAAAGGCGGAACAGGACATACCCTGGGAGCCGCAGGTCTGGTGGAAGCGATTGTCGCATTTCGGTCCTTGCAGGAAAAGGTTATCCCCCCTACGGTAAATATGCGCTGCGTCGATGAAGAAGCCAAAGGCTGGGTTTCCCCGCAGCCGCAGCCGTTCAACGGGCAGGTAACGGTTTCCACCAACTCCGGATTCGGAGGCTTGAATGCCGCCCTGGTGCTTAAAGTATAA